CctgaatatttgaatttgtttttgcgaTTAAATTGTAAGTACATCTAGAGCAATCGCCCAATCGGTAATAAGTATAATAATTCTATATTGGGGGCTTTCAATTTTATGGGAAAATTCTGATGCCTCGATATTGCTTTTCGCATATTTCTAATACGATACGCCGGAAACATTCTTTATCCATTCTAAGTGAGAGGTAATACGTGCGAATCCAGCTGGTGCTGCAGACTTGCAGCTTTCCGCATCGCTGAAAGAAGTTATGCCCACCAGCTTGTGATTTTCCTTAGTTACGAGAGGTCCTCCAGAGTCGCCATCGCATATGGATCTGCCCTGGGGCGTGTCCACGCACAGAACGGAGTCTGGAAGCTCACCATAGCTACGTGAGCACTGTTCGTTGCTAATTATGGCCAGATCAACACATTGCAGCCACTCGGGGAGTGGACTGTCGTCGTAGGTGCTACCCCAGCCACAGGTTTTGACCGTGAATTGCTcgtagctgttgctgcgctCACTCAGCCCTGGCAGCTCTATCTTCTGAACCATGCCCCAAAAGCCCACGTGTGGCGTGCGAATCAAAGCTATATCATTGCCTATGCTAGCAGGCCAGTCCGGATGTTGTATAATATGCCCGCTGTTCACCATCACGTTAAAGAGTGCCTGTGTACGTCTTGTTGCTCCATAGTAGACGGTTACGGA
This genomic interval from Drosophila busckii strain San Diego stock center, stock number 13000-0081.31 unplaced genomic scaffold, ASM1175060v1 chrUn_07, whole genome shotgun sequence contains the following:
- the LOC108601046 gene encoding serine protease 1 produces the protein MWTVVGIRNVLTGALRDHIITNGYPATVGEVPYIVGLLVREGNLARWCGGSIIHNNWVLTAAHCTDHVTSVTVYYGATRRTQALFNVMVNSGHIIQHPDWPASIGNDIALIRTPHVGFWGMVQKIELPGLSERSNSYEQFTVKTCGWGSTYDDSPLPEWLQCVDLAIISNEQCSRSYGELPDSVLCVDTPQGRSICDGDSGGPLVTKENHKLVGITSFSDAESCKSAAPAGFARITSHLEWIKNVSGVSY